GCGCGGGGTGTTCCAGTATTGATCTTCCTGGCCCTTGCCCGTGCGGCCGACTTCGATGCCGTTGACGTAGGAGATATCCTGTTTGTCGACGCCGCCTAAATGCAGCTGCAGTTCGCGACCGACCCAGGCCTGCGGGATCTCGACGGTGCGGCGGAACCAATAGACGCCCGAATGTTTATGGCCGGCGGATTGCCATGTGCCGGGAAGACTCATCGTCGGCCAGGTGGCGTCTGCGAAATCGGTCTGGTGCCAGCCGAGGGCGAGGCTCGTGTTGCCGGGGTCTTTCGGGGTGCCGCTCACGCGACCATCTGATCCGGGGGATTCCATGAGCGCCCAGCGATCATCGCTCCAGGCCTGCGCCTCGTAACGGGCGAGCCAGTCGCTCACCTCGGGGTTAAGCGCGAGCGCGGGACGGCTGAGCCAACTCTGGATGATGCTGCCGCCCCACGAGGACGAGATGACACCGACGGCTACGCCAAGTTCGCTATGAAGACGACGGGCGAAGACGAACGCGGCGGCGGAGAAAGTCCCCGCGACCTCGGGCGTGGCGACCTGCCAGTTGCCGCCCACGCTATGTTGCGGTCCGAGATGGGCGCGGGTGGGGACGGTGAAAAAACGGATCTCGGGGAAGTCGGCCGTGGCGATGACTTCGGCGGTGAGTGGAAGACAGGCGTTGAGCCGCATCTCCATGTTGGACTGACCGGAGGCGAGCCAGACCTCGCCGACGAGCAGGTCGTGAACCGCAATACTCTCGCCGGTTTTGACGACGGTCACGGTCAGCGTGTGAGGACCACCGGCGGGCAGCGCGGGTAATTGCACGAAGAAACCGCCCGCGGCGTTGCTGAGCGTGCAGGCGGTGTTGCCGGCGAGCGCGACACGAATTTTAACCAAGGGCGGAGCCGAGCCCCAAACCGGGAGGGGCCGGTCGCGTTGCAACACGGCGTGATCTTGGAAAAGCGAGGCGAGTTGAAGGCTCATGGGGAAAGGTCCGTCGAACGAACGCGCAGATCGGAACGGATGCAGTTCAAGGTCATCGTTGCGGACGGAGGCAAATACTCAGCACGGCGGCCGTGAGTGAGCGAGAACAGTGTAAGCCGTGAAAAGCCACGGCTGACGTAATCTCAGGTCATTGTTTGAACAACGCCGGCAGGGGTGAATTTCCCCGGTGTTGCCGCGTTACCGATTGGTGGTCTGAGGAGGCGCGATGGCGCGCCAGATCGGGCCGTCCGGCATGAAGGGAAGCGCGCTTCGACTCGAAGCGGTTTTACTGTCCGCTATGCGAAAAATCGGGAGAAGGGGATTGCCCAGCGAATCTTTTTCGTAGGTCACCCCTTCCTGTTCGAAGAGCAGCATGGCGCTGAAGAGGCCGCCCGGACCTTCCGCCAAAACGATGTCGATATCGTAGTAAAGACCGGCACGCAGTTCGAGGCGATTGCCGACGACGACG
This window of the Rariglobus hedericola genome carries:
- a CDS encoding sialate O-acetylesterase — protein: MSLQLASLFQDHAVLQRDRPLPVWGSAPPLVKIRVALAGNTACTLSNAAGGFFVQLPALPAGGPHTLTVTVVKTGESIAVHDLLVGEVWLASGQSNMEMRLNACLPLTAEVIATADFPEIRFFTVPTRAHLGPQHSVGGNWQVATPEVAGTFSAAAFVFARRLHSELGVAVGVISSSWGGSIIQSWLSRPALALNPEVSDWLARYEAQAWSDDRWALMESPGSDGRVSGTPKDPGNTSLALGWHQTDFADATWPTMSLPGTWQSAGHKHSGVYWFRRTVEIPQAWVGRELQLHLGGVDKQDISYVNGIEVGRTGKGQEDQYWNTPRVYTVPAAVVTGRTLLIAVRAYSFIYDGGIIGADSSLHIGPADAPDAHLPLAGDWRYQCEHNLGLVTETHLMGHGERNSPNMLFDNMLRPLVPYALRGVIWYQGEGNAGEAAIYKRLMQDLILDWRRQWGQADLAFHLVQLPGFQAAKEYQAASHWAHFREAQAAALTLPHTGMAITIDVGEAGDIHPKDKVPVGERLATSALARTYGRDLVPNGPLFASLVIDADGSARCRFNDAGARLTTTDGQPPRLFFIAGEDRVFHPATARIDGADVVVSHPAVTRPAAVRYAWADNPEGCNLAGPTGLPASPFRSDRW